From the genome of Streptococcus lutetiensis, one region includes:
- the recA gene encoding recombinase RecA, which translates to MAKKTKKTEAITKKFGDERKKALDDALKLIEKDFGKGAVMRLGERAEQKVQVMSSGSLALDIALGAGGYPKGRIIEIYGPESSGKTTVALHAVAQAQKEGGIAAFIDAEHALDPAYAAALGVNIDELLLSQPDSGEQGLEIAGKLIDSGAVDLVVVDSVAALVPRAEIDGDIGDNHVGLQARMMSQAMRKLSASINKTKTIAIFINQLREKVGVMFGNPETTPGGRALKFYSSVRLDVRGNTQIKGTGDQKDSNIGKETKIKVVKNKVAPPFKTAEVEIMYGEGISRTGELIKIASDLDIIKKAGAWFSYNGEKIGQGSENAKKYLADHPEIFDEIDHKVRVHYGLVEETEDEKAAKLSEESAATTENVDEVILDLDDTIEIEE; encoded by the coding sequence TTGGCTAAAAAGACAAAGAAAACAGAAGCTATCACGAAGAAATTCGGTGATGAGCGTAAAAAAGCACTTGATGATGCTTTGAAACTAATTGAAAAAGATTTTGGTAAGGGAGCTGTTATGCGCCTTGGTGAACGCGCTGAACAAAAAGTTCAAGTGATGAGCTCAGGTAGTTTGGCTCTTGATATCGCTCTTGGTGCAGGTGGTTACCCTAAAGGGCGTATCATTGAAATCTACGGTCCTGAAAGTTCAGGTAAAACAACGGTTGCCCTTCATGCTGTAGCACAAGCCCAAAAAGAAGGCGGTATCGCAGCCTTTATCGATGCTGAACACGCCCTTGACCCAGCTTATGCAGCGGCCCTTGGTGTTAATATTGATGAACTTCTTTTGTCACAACCTGACTCAGGAGAACAAGGTCTTGAAATCGCTGGAAAATTGATCGATTCAGGTGCTGTTGACCTTGTTGTTGTCGACTCTGTTGCCGCCCTTGTTCCACGTGCCGAAATCGATGGTGATATTGGTGATAACCACGTTGGTTTGCAAGCTCGTATGATGAGTCAAGCTATGCGCAAGTTATCAGCATCTATCAATAAAACAAAAACAATTGCTATCTTTATCAACCAGTTGCGTGAAAAAGTTGGTGTTATGTTTGGTAACCCAGAAACTACACCTGGTGGTCGTGCCCTTAAGTTCTACTCTTCAGTTCGTTTAGATGTGCGTGGAAACACACAAATTAAAGGTACTGGTGACCAAAAAGATAGCAACATTGGTAAAGAAACTAAGATCAAAGTTGTTAAAAATAAAGTCGCTCCACCATTTAAAACTGCAGAAGTGGAAATCATGTATGGTGAAGGAATTTCGCGTACTGGTGAATTGATTAAAATCGCTAGTGACTTGGATATCATTAAAAAAGCTGGTGCTTGGTTCTCTTACAATGGTGAGAAGATTGGTCAAGGTTCTGAAAATGCTAAGAAATATTTGGCAGATCACCCAGAAATCTTTGATGAAATCGACCACAAAGTTCGTGTTCATTATGGACTTGTTGAAGAAACTGAAGATGAAAAAGCAGCAAAACTTTCTGAAGAATCAGCAGCAACTACTGAAAATGTAGATGAAGTTATTCTTGATTTGGATGATACGATTGAAATTGAAGAATAA
- the nrdD gene encoding anaerobic ribonucleoside-triphosphate reductase: MITLEKEKIAAQPTVKVIKRDGRSVNFDSDKIYNALVKASNNVTKMSPVVEAKLETISDNIIAEIFDRFKDNVKIYEIQNIVEHELLEANEYAIAQEYINYRTKRDFARSQATDINFSIDKLLNKDQTVVNENANKDSEVFNTQRDLTAGIVGKSIGLKMLPAHVANAHQKGDIHFHDLDYSPYTPMTNCCLIDFKGMLGNGFKIGNAEVESPKSIQTATAQISQIIANVASSQYGGCTADRIDEFLAPYAELNYKKHLKDAEEWVAEDRREDYARTKTKKDIYDAMQSLEYEINTLFTSNGQTPFTSLGFGLGTNWFEREIQKAILKIRIQGLGSEHRTAIFPKLIFTLKSSLNLEEGTPNYDIKQLALECATKRMYPDVLSYDKIVELTGSFKAPMGCRSFLQGWKDENGVEVNSGRMNLGVVTVNLPRIAMESHGDMDKFWELFNERMGICKDALVYRVERVKEATPANAPILYQYGAFGKRLGKYDNVDELFRHRRATVSLGYIGLYEVGTVFFGPEWETNPEAKEFTVDIIRKMKDYCVKWSDEYDYHFSIYSTPSESLTDRFCRLDTKKFGIVKDITDKEYYTNSFHYDVRKNPTPFEKLDFEKVYPEAGATGGFIHYCEYPVLQQNPKALEAVWDYAYTRVGYLGTNTPIDRCYKCGFEGDFTPTERGFVCPNCGNSDPKSVDVVKRTCGYLGNPQARPMVNGRHKEISARVKHMNGSTIKNPGDYHMHKDKSC; this comes from the coding sequence ATGATTACATTAGAAAAAGAAAAAATTGCTGCACAACCTACTGTAAAAGTTATCAAACGCGATGGACGTTCTGTAAACTTTGATTCAGATAAAATTTATAATGCTTTGGTTAAAGCAAGCAATAATGTGACAAAAATGTCACCGGTTGTTGAAGCAAAATTGGAAACTATTTCAGATAATATCATCGCTGAAATTTTTGATCGCTTCAAAGACAACGTCAAAATTTATGAAATTCAAAATATCGTTGAGCATGAACTTTTAGAAGCTAATGAATATGCAATTGCTCAAGAATATATTAATTATCGTACAAAACGCGATTTTGCACGCTCTCAAGCGACAGATATCAACTTTTCGATTGATAAACTTTTGAACAAAGATCAAACTGTCGTTAATGAAAACGCTAACAAGGACAGTGAAGTCTTCAATACACAACGTGACTTGACTGCAGGTATCGTTGGTAAATCAATCGGTCTTAAAATGTTGCCAGCTCACGTTGCTAATGCTCACCAAAAAGGTGATATTCATTTCCACGATCTTGATTACAGCCCATATACTCCAATGACAAACTGTTGTTTGATTGACTTCAAGGGAATGTTGGGTAACGGCTTTAAGATTGGTAATGCTGAAGTTGAAAGTCCAAAATCAATCCAAACAGCAACAGCACAAATTTCACAAATCATCGCTAACGTTGCGTCAAGTCAATACGGTGGTTGTACAGCAGACCGTATCGATGAATTCTTGGCACCATATGCTGAACTCAACTACAAAAAGCACTTAAAAGATGCTGAAGAATGGGTTGCTGAAGACCGCCGCGAAGACTACGCACGCACAAAAACGAAAAAAGATATCTACGATGCAATGCAAAGTCTTGAATATGAAATTAATACTTTGTTCACATCAAATGGACAAACACCATTTACATCACTTGGTTTTGGTCTTGGTACAAACTGGTTTGAACGTGAAATTCAAAAAGCTATTCTTAAAATTCGTATCCAAGGTCTTGGTAGCGAACACCGTACAGCTATCTTCCCTAAACTTATCTTCACATTGAAGAGTAGTCTTAACCTTGAAGAAGGCACACCAAACTACGATATCAAACAATTAGCTTTGGAATGCGCAACAAAACGTATGTATCCAGATGTGCTTTCATACGATAAAATTGTTGAATTGACTGGTTCATTCAAAGCACCAATGGGATGTCGTTCATTTCTTCAAGGATGGAAAGATGAAAATGGTGTTGAAGTGAACTCAGGCCGTATGAACCTTGGAGTTGTTACAGTTAACCTTCCACGTATTGCTATGGAATCGCATGGTGATATGGATAAATTCTGGGAACTTTTCAACGAACGTATGGGAATTTGTAAAGATGCGCTTGTTTACCGTGTTGAACGCGTTAAAGAAGCTACTCCAGCAAATGCTCCAATCCTTTACCAATATGGTGCTTTTGGTAAACGTCTTGGTAAATACGATAACGTTGATGAACTTTTCCGTCACCGTCGTGCCACAGTATCACTTGGTTACATCGGTCTTTACGAAGTCGGTACAGTCTTCTTCGGACCAGAATGGGAAACTAACCCAGAAGCTAAAGAATTCACAGTTGACATTATCCGTAAGATGAAAGATTACTGTGTTAAATGGTCAGACGAATACGATTATCACTTCTCAATCTATTCAACACCATCTGAAAGTTTGACAGACCGCTTCTGTCGTCTTGATACTAAGAAATTTGGTATTGTTAAAGATATTACAGATAAAGAATATTACACAAACTCATTCCACTATGATGTACGTAAGAACCCAACACCATTTGAAAAATTGGACTTTGAAAAAGTTTACCCAGAAGCTGGTGCAACTGGTGGATTCATTCATTATTGTGAATATCCAGTTCTTCAACAAAATCCAAAAGCTCTAGAAGCTGTTTGGGATTATGCTTATACACGTGTCGGATACCTTGGTACAAATACACCAATCGACCGTTGTTATAAATGTGGTTTTGAAGGAGACTTCACACCAACAGAACGTGGATTTGTTTGTCCAAACTGTGGTAACAGCGATCCAAAATCAGTAGATGTTGTTAAACGTACTTGTGGATACCTTGGTAACCCTCAAGCTCGTCCAATGGTTAATGGTCGTCACAAAGAAATTTCTGCTCGTGTTAAACACATGAATGGATCAACAATTAAAAACCCTGGCGACTACCATATGCACAAAGATAAGAGTTGTTAA
- a CDS encoding DUF1292 domain-containing protein, with protein MAHNHNHDYNHDHEHEVITLVDEQGNETLFEILLTIDGREEFGKNYVLLIPAGAEEDEQGQIEIQAYSFTENEDGTEGDLQPIPEDSDAEWDMIEEVFNSFLDED; from the coding sequence ATGGCACATAACCATAACCATGATTATAACCATGATCACGAACATGAAGTTATTACACTTGTGGACGAACAAGGTAATGAAACTCTTTTTGAAATTCTTTTGACAATCGACGGTCGCGAAGAATTCGGTAAAAACTATGTTCTTTTGATACCAGCAGGTGCTGAAGAAGATGAACAAGGTCAAATTGAAATTCAAGCTTACTCATTCACTGAAAATGAAGATGGTACTGAAGGTGACCTTCAACCAATCCCTGAAGATTCAGATGCTGAATGGGATATGATTGAAGAAGTCTTCAACAGCTTCTTGGATGAAGACTAA
- a CDS encoding TetR/AcrR family transcriptional regulator: protein MTNLSKKHQQVLETKQRLSKALYLLITERHYDKITIYQILDRATISRRTFYRYFNDKADLMDFCLENFVKGYYLQRDNFIVAKKPEDVFLVTLNFMYKNKAFISSLVESGHFALLTEKFNQKSAQIYKNINLPWCVDDTVDSNIDYISKGLFGAYLNILQFWLSKDEPEEPELIAKNLSLLFNSIPSYFNAPSEEHTKIRNKR, encoded by the coding sequence ATGACAAATTTATCAAAAAAACACCAACAAGTTTTAGAAACTAAACAACGTTTATCAAAAGCACTTTATCTACTGATTACTGAACGACATTATGACAAAATCACTATCTATCAAATCTTAGACAGGGCCACTATCTCACGTCGAACATTTTATCGCTACTTTAATGATAAAGCAGACTTAATGGATTTCTGTCTAGAAAACTTTGTCAAAGGATACTACCTTCAACGCGATAACTTTATCGTGGCAAAAAAACCTGAAGATGTATTCTTAGTTACTTTGAATTTTATGTATAAAAACAAAGCCTTTATTTCATCACTTGTTGAAAGTGGTCACTTTGCACTACTTACAGAAAAATTCAATCAAAAATCTGCTCAAATTTACAAAAACATTAACCTGCCATGGTGTGTTGATGATACCGTAGATAGCAACATCGATTACATTTCCAAAGGTTTATTCGGTGCTTATCTTAACATTCTACAATTTTGGCTAAGTAAAGATGAGCCTGAAGAACCTGAACTCATTGCAAAAAACTTATCCCTTCTTTTTAATTCTATCCCTAGTTACTTCAATGCCCCTTCAGAAGAACATACGAAGATAAGAAATAAAAGATAG
- a CDS encoding SpaA isopeptide-forming pilin-related protein — protein MKVDGSISGDNVVTLNFSTTDVRTLKQSIGHNNDFWLTYTTAYDKLPEAGKKVTDTLTNTVSVLVDGNKDYGSDSQTPIITFGKDKQVVKPITKTGSWDNINRILHYSLSINSEAEDLVDGTDKLTLTDVMSIYGTDISLALNQASVKLYYADSNQEVPSSDWSWKVSSTDDGWGNLTSTLTINLKDEIAYKLKYDYTLIKKNPDLIATYWPKNTTTLSGVSDGSTDTTTAVAWQRIGTDAGIDTEHAYVINKVDSSNYAKGLEGAVFTVCKADGDCDDSNDEVVGEYVSDENGHISISKTLMEAGKCYQVYVPFLGGITVGWIYLKENFEDNQAYYFKETSAPLGYELPKNPEKHYFYYSPNECDAYDDYYKKVYGAVNLAKTSASIYVENKKIKQMNLTVKKEWLKSNGTKTERTDGSITYDVIQVATNQCGYSFESVYKAGEVLTHADNWT, from the coding sequence ATGAAGGTCGATGGGAGCATTTCAGGTGATAATGTTGTCACATTGAATTTCTCAACAACTGATGTTAGAACCCTTAAACAAAGCATTGGTCATAACAATGATTTTTGGTTAACTTACACGACAGCTTACGATAAGTTACCTGAAGCAGGTAAGAAAGTAACAGATACTTTAACTAATACGGTTTCTGTTCTTGTTGACGGTAATAAAGATTACGGTTCAGATAGTCAAACTCCAATCATTACCTTTGGTAAAGACAAGCAAGTTGTCAAACCAATTACTAAGACAGGTAGCTGGGATAACATCAACCGTATCTTGCACTACAGTTTATCAATTAACTCAGAAGCTGAGGATTTAGTAGATGGTACTGATAAGTTAACCTTGACAGATGTCATGAGTATTTACGGGACGGACATATCTCTTGCTTTAAACCAAGCTTCCGTTAAGCTTTATTATGCTGACAGCAATCAAGAAGTTCCTTCTAGTGATTGGTCTTGGAAAGTGTCATCAACAGATGATGGTTGGGGTAATTTAACAAGTACTTTAACCATTAATCTAAAAGATGAGATAGCTTATAAGCTGAAATATGATTACACTTTGATTAAGAAAAATCCAGATTTAATAGCTACTTATTGGCCTAAGAATACGACAACTTTATCAGGAGTTAGTGATGGTTCTACTGATACGACAACCGCCGTAGCTTGGCAAAGAATTGGTACTGATGCTGGTATTGATACTGAGCATGCCTATGTTATCAACAAAGTTGATTCAAGTAACTATGCTAAAGGGCTTGAAGGTGCGGTTTTTACAGTTTGTAAGGCTGATGGTGATTGTGATGATAGCAATGATGAAGTGGTCGGAGAATATGTCAGTGATGAAAATGGACATATTTCGATTTCAAAAACACTGATGGAAGCAGGTAAATGTTATCAAGTTTATGTTCCGTTTCTTGGAGGGATTACAGTAGGTTGGATCTATCTAAAAGAAAATTTTGAAGATAATCAAGCCTATTATTTCAAAGAAACCTCTGCGCCACTTGGTTATGAATTACCTAAGAATCCAGAAAAGCATTATTTTTACTATTCTCCAAATGAATGTGATGCTTATGATGATTATTATAAAAAGGTATATGGAGCTGTAAACTTAGCCAAGACGAGTGCTTCGATTTATGTTGAAAATAAAAAGATCAAGCAAATGAACTTAACCGTTAAAAAAGAATGGTTAAAATCTAACGGCACTAAAACTGAGCGTACGGATGGTTCAATCACTTATGACGTGATTCAGGTAGCGACAAATCAATGTGGTTACTCTTTCGAATCTGTTTATAAAGCTGGTGAAGTATTGACCCATGCTGATAACTGGACGTGA
- the spx gene encoding transcriptional regulator Spx has product MIKIYTISSCTSCKKAKTWLNAHQLPYKEQNLGKEPLSREEILAILTKTENGIESIVSSKNRYAKALDCDIEELSLSEVIDLIQANPRILKSPILIDDKRLQVGYKEDDIRAFLPRSIRNVENAEARLRAAL; this is encoded by the coding sequence ATGATTAAAATTTACACAATTTCAAGTTGTACAAGCTGTAAGAAAGCCAAAACATGGCTCAACGCTCATCAGCTCCCTTATAAAGAACAGAATTTAGGAAAAGAACCACTATCACGAGAAGAAATCTTAGCGATATTAACAAAAACAGAAAACGGTATTGAAAGTATTGTTTCATCTAAAAACCGTTATGCAAAAGCACTTGACTGCGATATTGAGGAATTAAGTTTAAGTGAGGTTATCGACCTTATCCAAGCTAATCCACGTATCCTAAAAAGCCCAATTTTGATTGACGATAAACGTCTTCAAGTTGGTTATAAAGAGGATGATATCCGTGCTTTCTTGCCACGCTCAATTCGTAATGTGGAAAATGCTGAAGCTCGTCTTCGCGCAGCTTTGTAA
- a CDS encoding GNAT family N-acetyltransferase, translating to MQLRRPELSDKAAVIEMMKEFEMSQSAHDGGFWDVDNFDYEDWLESNRLSEMGINVPENFVPAVQFVSFSDDGRALGFLHLRLRLNENLLKQGGHIGYSIRPSERRKGYAKEQLRLGLLEAKKKNITKALVTCHDDNEGSHKVILANGGQLEDVLDAVERYWISLETD from the coding sequence ATGCAATTACGAAGACCTGAATTATCAGATAAAGCAGCCGTTATTGAGATGATGAAAGAGTTTGAAATGAGCCAGTCTGCCCACGATGGTGGTTTCTGGGATGTGGATAACTTTGATTACGAGGATTGGCTTGAAAGCAATCGCCTGAGTGAGATGGGGATTAATGTGCCTGAAAACTTTGTTCCAGCTGTTCAGTTTGTATCTTTTTCTGATGATGGTAGGGCTTTAGGATTTTTGCATTTGCGCTTACGTTTAAATGAGAATCTTTTGAAGCAAGGTGGACATATTGGGTATTCTATCCGTCCATCTGAACGTCGTAAAGGATATGCTAAAGAACAGCTACGCTTAGGTTTGTTAGAAGCGAAGAAGAAAAACATCACTAAAGCTTTGGTCACATGTCATGATGACAATGAAGGTAGCCATAAGGTAATATTAGCCAATGGTGGCCAGCTTGAAGATGTTTTAGATGCTGTTGAGCGTTACTGGATAAGCTTGGAGACTGATTAA
- a CDS encoding glycosyltransferase family protein translates to MNTSEQANVDQTAVSSYSRSSRKIGEVSSHLEPSRRTKVPQPHKLYILLLSVLVSCLSVAVPMCTDMANSLQSQNLYIGLMFTQGHLPFTDMFATGGFLYYAVIALAYYLGSTLWLVPIQIVTFYLSGTYFYKLVNYFTNSQRVAVAFSGAFYLLNVALGFGGLYPIQFAMPFVMVSLWFLTKYFADIIKDEAFILYGFAGAAAMLLEPRTLVFWALSFLTIIVFNLKQRHFARGFYQLLCIIFGTILVFYTAGYFILNAQVLSPYITQAIVYQFTNFAVSDGNLILTLLFQLVLALASGLLLGAVSFGKVVKGEDKVAKWLILLVFIVFFAIDLFTQSYQFYNLLAALPFGLVLTAIVLGEQYQRSLTKISHRRRKASDNAGIFGLYLKRHFYLPILVLVFGVGQPLVHTVLSANANSERGIIATYLAKNTTKDDTVYVWDDSSKIGINSKLASSSQFTSPVVNTAKSANEKVLEDELLQNMGSYIVVNKDQKISDSLKNNFSSNYEEVQIGGITGFTIYHKK, encoded by the coding sequence GTGAATACATCAGAACAAGCAAATGTAGATCAGACCGCTGTGTCATCATACAGTCGTTCATCTCGTAAAATCGGTGAAGTTAGCAGTCATCTAGAACCTTCTAGACGAACAAAAGTACCTCAACCTCATAAACTTTATATTTTGTTATTGAGTGTTTTGGTGAGCTGCTTATCAGTAGCCGTGCCAATGTGTACAGACATGGCAAATAGCCTACAATCACAAAATCTTTATATTGGATTAATGTTTACACAAGGACATCTTCCATTTACAGATATGTTTGCGACAGGTGGTTTCTTGTACTATGCAGTGATTGCCTTGGCTTATTACCTTGGTTCAACGTTGTGGTTGGTTCCAATTCAAATCGTTACTTTCTATTTATCAGGAACCTATTTCTATAAATTGGTTAACTATTTCACCAACAGCCAACGTGTGGCAGTGGCATTTAGTGGGGCTTTTTATCTACTTAATGTTGCCCTTGGTTTTGGTGGTTTGTATCCTATCCAATTTGCAATGCCTTTTGTTATGGTCTCATTGTGGTTCTTAACAAAATATTTTGCTGATATTATCAAGGATGAAGCTTTTATTTTATATGGATTTGCGGGCGCTGCAGCTATGCTTCTAGAACCACGTACTTTGGTGTTCTGGGCGCTTTCTTTCCTAACAATTATTGTCTTTAATTTGAAACAAAGACATTTTGCGCGTGGTTTTTACCAATTGTTGTGTATCATTTTCGGTACTATTTTAGTCTTTTACACAGCTGGATACTTTATCTTGAATGCGCAGGTATTGTCACCTTATATTACACAAGCTATTGTTTACCAATTTACTAATTTTGCAGTAAGTGATGGTAATTTGATTTTGACATTGTTGTTCCAACTTGTATTGGCTTTGGCATCAGGGCTTTTACTTGGTGCGGTGTCATTTGGAAAAGTTGTCAAAGGTGAAGACAAGGTAGCTAAATGGCTTATTTTACTAGTCTTTATCGTCTTCTTTGCGATTGATTTATTTACACAAAGTTATCAATTCTATAACTTATTGGCAGCACTGCCTTTTGGTTTGGTGTTGACTGCTATCGTTTTGGGTGAACAATATCAACGTAGTTTGACTAAAATATCACACCGTCGCAGAAAAGCATCAGACAATGCTGGAATTTTTGGTTTATATCTTAAACGTCACTTCTATTTGCCAATTTTAGTGCTTGTCTTTGGTGTTGGGCAGCCTTTGGTGCACACTGTTTTATCTGCTAATGCCAATAGTGAACGTGGTATCATTGCAACTTATCTTGCCAAAAATACGACAAAAGATGATACTGTTTACGTTTGGGACGACTCATCTAAAATTGGAATCAATAGTAAACTAGCAAGTAGTTCACAATTTACATCTCCAGTTGTGAATACCGCTAAATCTGCTAATGAAAAAGTTTTAGAAGATGAATTGCTACAAAATATGGGGTCATATATTGTGGTCAATAAGGACCAAAAAATTTCTGATTCACTTAAAAATAATTTTTCTTCTAACTATGAAGAGGTCCAAATCGGCGGTATTACAGGATTTACCATCTATCATAAAAAATAA
- the nrdG gene encoding anaerobic ribonucleoside-triphosphate reductase activating protein: MEEKNWNTPKPGEWRSEELSQGRVIDYKAYNFVDGEGVRNSLYVSGCMFHCKGCYNAATWSFKAGQPYTKELEEQIMADLAQPYVQGLTLLGGEPFLNTGFLLPLIKRVRRELPEKDIWSWTGYTWEEMMQETPDKLEMLSLIDILVDGRFDITKKNLMLQFRGSSNQRIIDVQKSLKAGKVVIWDKLNDGDQKFEQVSREDLL; this comes from the coding sequence ATGGAAGAAAAAAATTGGAATACTCCCAAGCCTGGTGAATGGAGGTCAGAAGAATTAAGTCAAGGTCGCGTTATCGATTATAAAGCCTATAACTTTGTTGATGGTGAAGGGGTACGTAACTCCCTTTATGTGTCAGGTTGTATGTTCCACTGTAAAGGGTGTTATAATGCTGCGACTTGGTCATTTAAGGCAGGGCAACCTTACACGAAAGAGTTAGAAGAGCAAATTATGGCTGACTTGGCGCAGCCCTATGTTCAAGGCTTGACGCTTCTTGGCGGTGAACCTTTCTTAAACACAGGATTTCTCTTACCATTAATTAAGCGCGTGCGCCGAGAACTTCCTGAAAAAGATATTTGGTCTTGGACTGGATATACTTGGGAAGAAATGATGCAAGAAACACCAGATAAACTAGAAATGCTAAGCCTAATTGATATTTTGGTAGATGGTCGCTTTGATATCACTAAGAAAAACTTGATGCTACAATTCCGTGGGTCATCTAACCAACGTATTATTGATGTTCAAAAGTCTTTGAAAGCCGGAAAAGTTGTGATTTGGGATAAATTAAATGATGGTGATCAAAAATTTGAACAAGTTAGTCGTGAAGACTTACTATAA
- a CDS encoding IreB family regulatory phosphoprotein, with protein sequence MGFTDETVRFNLDDSNKKEISETLTTVYRSLDEKGYNPINQIVGYVLSGDPAYVPRYNDARNQIRKYERDEIVEELVRYYLKGNGIDLK encoded by the coding sequence ATGGGATTTACAGATGAAACTGTACGCTTTAATTTAGACGATAGCAACAAGAAAGAAATTAGTGAAACTTTAACAACGGTTTATCGCTCTCTTGATGAAAAAGGTTATAACCCAATTAATCAGATTGTAGGTTATGTTCTAAGTGGTGACCCTGCTTATGTGCCTCGTTACAATGATGCTAGAAATCAGATTCGTAAATACGAACGTGACGAAATTGTTGAAGAGCTTGTCCGCTATTATCTCAAAGGAAATGGAATCGATTTGAAATGA
- the ruvX gene encoding Holliday junction resolvase RuvX, with product MRIMGLDVGSKTVGVAISDPLGFTAQGVEIIKIDEEAGEFGFGRLGELVKQYKVDKFVVGLPKNMNYTEGPRVEASRAYGDQIKELFNIPVDYQDERLTTVQAERMLVEQADVSRGKRKKVIDKLAAQLILQNYLDRMF from the coding sequence ATGAGAATCATGGGACTAGATGTCGGCTCGAAGACTGTTGGTGTGGCAATTAGTGACCCACTTGGCTTTACAGCACAAGGCGTAGAAATTATTAAAATTGATGAAGAAGCTGGCGAGTTTGGCTTTGGAAGACTTGGAGAGTTAGTTAAACAGTATAAAGTTGATAAGTTTGTGGTTGGTTTACCTAAGAATATGAACTATACTGAAGGACCTCGTGTAGAAGCAAGTAGGGCTTACGGTGATCAAATTAAAGAACTTTTCAATATTCCTGTGGATTATCAAGATGAACGTTTAACAACTGTTCAAGCAGAACGTATGTTAGTAGAACAGGCTGACGTTAGTCGTGGTAAACGTAAAAAAGTTATCGACAAATTAGCTGCACAGCTTATTTTGCAAAATTATTTAGATAGAATGTTTTAA